One part of the Eulemur rufifrons isolate Redbay chromosome 16, OSU_ERuf_1, whole genome shotgun sequence genome encodes these proteins:
- the TEX52 gene encoding testis-expressed protein 52, with amino-acid sequence MASNLQRSLGGLRTPPHVKEPFLQMVQAQESLPISQTWAQREFFCPGESWEFPGFRRQAYHQLALKPPPCTEMKSKVRHRLIHPWKDAAQHTWGFHTWLDVGRLPAAFPSRPDQPYDSNVWRWLIDSNAHRQPPAEPPIPPPSRMGRSNFLTFIHCTPIFVDMNRKKQVIFRVTAELKEAEKLKLRSQARAPPLDAHGNILPPANFKK; translated from the exons ATGGCCAGTAACCTGCAAAGATCACTCGGAGGGCTGAGAACTCCACCCCATGTCAAAGAACCTTTCCTGCAG ATGGTCCAGGCCCAGGAGTCCCTGCCGATCTCCCAAACGTGGGCTCAGCGTGAGTTCTTCTGCCCCGGTGAGTCCTGGGAGTTTCCTGGCTTCCGCCGGCAAGCCTACCACCAGCTGGCCCTGAAGCCGCCGCCCTGCACAGAAATGAAGTCCAAGGTGCGGCATCGGCTAATCCACCCTTGGAAGGACGCAGCCCAGCACACGTGGGGCTTTCACACGTGGCTCGACGTGGGGCGTCTGCCTGCTGCCTTCCCCTCAAGGCCTGACCAGCCCTACGACAGCAATGTCTGGCGCTGGCTGATCGATTCCAATGCCCACCGCCAGCCCCCAGCAGAGCCccccattccccctccctcccGGATGGGGCGAAGCAACTTCCTTACCTTCATCCATTGTACTCCCATCTTTGTGGACATGAATAGGAAGAAGCAGGTGATTTTCAGGGTGACAGCGGAGCTGAAGGAGGCGGAGAAGCTCAAGCTGAGGAGCCAAGCAAGGGCACCTCCACTCGATGCCCACGGCAACATCCTGCCCCCAGCGAACTTCAAGAAGTAA